The following proteins are co-located in the Bradysia coprophila strain Holo2 chromosome X unlocalized genomic scaffold, BU_Bcop_v1 contig_130, whole genome shotgun sequence genome:
- the LOC119067913 gene encoding uncharacterized protein LOC119067913, with amino-acid sequence MKFHIYNPEPLNNCSNPACNRFHSKTQDPSHIFDCYRKTQSFPINFQCSDRIHKLSEPHPRHVNRKVVKDTDSSSTRSCISKQNPISTRLEHLAAPIFRRIYSTRQKIESNRKVTDSVKQNLNLHIQRSMYNIYSRLENVKFPHAMDLRRKPLRGSIKSSTPDSENRRVVFERLCQPQRKLRTESPVKLTLAKRPVSMEVIERLSVPRKIKSAEQVNYKVTSRPLQSEEYYEKLSQPRKILEEIINRETEQKLTSMKRINKMAAPLSRLQRRKFMKGDNEMKFPVSKAALQYKASANIKKLAAPKEDPSQSSGKSKKK; translated from the exons ATGAAATTCCATATATACAATCCCGAACCATTAAATAATTGCTCGAACCCAGCCTGCAATCGATTTCATTCGAAAACACAGGATCCGTCACATATTTTCGATTGTTACAGAAAAACGCAAAGCTTTCCGATAAATTTCCAGTGTAGCGACAGAATTCATAAACTTTCCGAACCCCATCCGAGACATGTCAATAGGAAAGTGGTTAAGGACACCGATTCATCGTCGACAAGAAGCTGTATTTCTAAACAGAATCCGATATCGACCAGACTGGAACACTTAGCCGCCCCGATTTTTCGGCGTATTTATTCAACcagacaaaaaattgaatcaaaccGCAAAGTTACCGACTCTGTGAAgcagaatttaaatttgcatATTCAGAGGAGCATGTACAATATTTACAGCAGActagaaaatgtgaaatttccGCATGCTATGGACTTGAGAAG AAAACCATTAAGAGGATCTATCAAATCTTCGACTCCAGACTCCGAAAATCGACGAGTAGTATTTGAAAGGCTTTGCCAACCGCAAAGAAAACTCCGTACAGAATCACCCGTTAAGTTAACTTTGGCAAAGCGACCGGTCAGTATGGAAGTGATTGAGAGGCTTTCGGTTCCCAGGAAAATCAAGTCAGCTGAACAGGTTAACTATAAAGTAACCAGTCGACCTCTCCAAAGCGAAGagtactatgaaaaattgTCACAACCAAGAAAAATCTTGGAGGAAATAATCAATCGAGAAACTGAGCAAAAATTAACATCGATGAAAAGGATCAACAAAATGGCTGCACCGCTGTCTCGTCTtcagagaagaaaatttatgaaaggagataatgaaatgaaatttccagtTTCAAAAGCGGCGTTACAGTACAAGGCGTCggcaaatattaaaaaattggCCGCACCGAAGGAGGATCCGAGTCAATCATCTGGTAAAAGTAAGAAAAAGTAA